One segment of Primulina tabacum isolate GXHZ01 chromosome 6, ASM2559414v2, whole genome shotgun sequence DNA contains the following:
- the LOC142550241 gene encoding uncharacterized protein LOC142550241, with protein MSTRNPLSIILDQNKLTGPNYHDWFRNLKIVLNSEKIAYVLDKKPPKEAASDVSETELAKLEIWWDHDLQAKNYMLASISNELQRRFEEAANAAEIHLHLKELYGVQTRSERHATVKELMTTRLRDGTSVHEHGVRMIGLIEKLMGLDVVIPGDGKKQEAYRW; from the exons atgTCTACTCGTAACCCGCTTTCAATCATTCTCGATCAAAACAAATTGACTGGCCCTAACTATCATGATTGGTTTCGAAATTTAAAgattgttctgaattcggaaAAGATCGCGTATGTGCTTGATAAGAAGCCACCGAAGGAGGCAGCTTCGGACGTCAGTGAGACTGAACTAGCTAAGCTTGAGATATGGTGGgaccatgatctccaagctaaaaACTATATGTTGGCTTCTATATCGAATGAACTGCAGAGGCGGTTCGAGGAGGCTGCGAATGCTGCTGAAATTCACCTTCATCTGAAAGAGTTGTATGGAGTACAGACTCGCTCAGAGAGACATGCTACTGTGAAagaactcatgactacacgTCTGCGAGATGGGACTTctgtccatgagcatggtgttaggatgattgggctcattGAGAAATTGATGGGGCTCGACGTGGTTATTCCTG gtgatgggaagaagcaaGAGGCTTATAGATGGTGA